The following is a genomic window from Helicobacter sp. NHP19-003.
CCCAATGTCAAAGGAAGTTCCGCCCATGTCCATACAAACCACATTGCCAATATCCGTAGTTTCTGAGAGGTGTTGGGAGGCACTCACCCCACTCACGGGTCCGGAGTGGATGGTTTGCAGGCTATCTGTGGAGTTGCTCTGCGCCATTCCTCCGCTGTTGTGGATCACGAGCATGGGCTTGCTGTATCCGCTGTCTCTAAGGTTGGAGCTCAGTTGCCCCAAGGCGTGGAACATGATTTCATACAAGAAGGCATCAATGATTGTGGTGTTGGCGCGCACATACTCCCCCTTGCGCCCAGAGACCTGCGAGCTCAAAATCACCGGGATCGCCCCCAATTCGTGGGCGGGATATTCCTCTAAGATCGTTTCTAGCACGAGCTGCTCGTGGCTGGGGTTTTCGGTGGCGTTTGTTAGGGCAACCACAATCGCCTGTGCCCCATTGTCCACCAAATCGCGTACCTGCTTACGCACATCTTCTTTTTGTAGGGGTACTAAAATTTCACCCACGCTATCCACGCGCTCTTTGACAGAGCGCACCATGCGCCGTGGCACTATTGGGTCGGGGCGCTGGGCATTGGGCATATTGCCCTGCTCGGTAACATCTAACCCTTCCCCATAGCCCTTACCCCTAGAGAGGTGGATGGTATCCTCAAAGCCATGGGTAACGATCGCGCCTACCCTAGGACCCTTGCCCTCAATCAAGGCGTTCGTACCTAAGGTGGTAGCATAACGCACGCTGTCCACTTCTTTGAGCACCTGCTCCCTTGTTAAGCCCGCCATTTTGCAGGCATTGTCTAAGGCTGCATTGAAACCTAAAGAGAGATTATGGTGTGTGGTCAGGGACTTGGATTCGATGTATTTTCCATCCCAAGCAAAGAAGCAGTCTGTGAAAGTCCCGCCAATGTCTACAGAAATGCGTTTCATGCGCCCTCCTTACTTTTGTCAAATTTCGCCCGCAAGTCGGCTTGGGCATTCTCGCCGGGCCCGTAATGTATGCTGGTCTCGGGGTCCTCGCCGATCTCTTTCCACCGCCTTTTTAAGTCATCGATGTCCCAAAGCATGTCGATGGTGGGGGGGTAGTTTGGAGGGACATACTCGGTTTCGATCTGTGTCCCGCAAGTGGGGCAGTAATACTCGTAAATGCGGCAAAATTTAGGGTCGGGTGAAAAGGTGTATTGGTAGCGTTTGGGGTCTAAAATAGGAGGGT
Proteins encoded in this region:
- a CDS encoding acetone carboxylase subunit gamma; this translates as MRVPMTEYLMIDLNSERWLCRVCGHDFGDARDTYKKGTLIYDRNPEEIHPPILDPKRYQYTFSPDPKFCRIYEYYCPTCGTQIETEYVPPNYPPTIDMLWDIDDLKRRWKEIGEDPETSIHYGPGENAQADLRAKFDKSKEGA